The Streptomyces sp. HUAS CB01 genome has a segment encoding these proteins:
- a CDS encoding thiamine-phosphate kinase, producing MKGTVGELGEFGLIRELTSRLTSTPAVRLGPGDDAAVVAAPDRRVVASTDLLLEGRHFRRDWSTAYDVGRKAAAQNLADIAAMGAVPTALLLGLVVPADLPVTWATELMDGIRDECQVAGAAVVGGDVVRGDTITLAITALGDLRNHDPVTRAGAQPGDVVAYTGWLGWSAAGHAVLSRGFRSPRAFVEAHRRPEPPYHAGPAAAGLGATAMTDVSDGLVADLGHIAEASKVRIDLRSGLIDIPSQMNDIGQAVGVDPLQWVLSGGEDHAIVATFPPDAKLPARWKVIGEVLNPSALPQVTVDGAPWTSKGGWDHFGEGA from the coding sequence ATGAAGGGCACTGTGGGCGAGCTGGGGGAGTTCGGGCTCATCAGGGAGCTCACCTCCAGGCTCACCTCCACTCCCGCGGTCCGCCTCGGACCCGGCGACGACGCCGCGGTCGTGGCCGCACCCGACCGCAGGGTCGTGGCCAGCACCGACCTCCTGCTGGAGGGACGGCACTTCCGGCGCGACTGGTCCACCGCCTACGACGTCGGCCGCAAGGCGGCCGCGCAGAACCTCGCCGACATCGCCGCCATGGGTGCCGTGCCGACCGCGCTGCTGCTCGGCCTCGTCGTCCCCGCCGATCTCCCGGTCACCTGGGCCACCGAGCTGATGGACGGCATCCGCGACGAGTGCCAGGTCGCCGGAGCGGCGGTCGTCGGCGGCGACGTCGTCCGCGGCGACACGATCACCCTCGCGATCACCGCCCTCGGCGATCTGCGCAACCACGACCCGGTCACCAGGGCCGGGGCGCAGCCCGGCGATGTCGTCGCGTACACGGGCTGGTTGGGCTGGTCCGCGGCCGGACATGCGGTCCTCTCCCGCGGGTTCCGCTCGCCGCGCGCGTTCGTCGAGGCGCACCGGCGTCCCGAACCGCCGTACCACGCGGGACCGGCGGCCGCGGGACTCGGCGCCACCGCGATGACCGACGTCAGCGACGGCCTCGTCGCCGACCTCGGTCACATCGCCGAGGCCAGCAAGGTCCGCATCGACCTGCGGTCCGGACTCATCGACATCCCCTCGCAGATGAACGACATCGGCCAGGCCGTCGGCGTCGACCCCCTCCAGTGGGTGCTCAGCGGCGGCGAGGACCACGCGATCGTCGCCACCTTCCCGCCGGACGCGAAGCTGCCCGCCCGCTGGAAGGTGATCGGCGAGGTGCTCAACCCGTCGGCGCTGCCCCAGGTGACCGTCGACGGGGCACCCTGGACGAGCAAGGGCGGCTGGGACCACTTCGGGGAGGGCGCGTGA
- the thiD gene encoding bifunctional hydroxymethylpyrimidine kinase/phosphomethylpyrimidine kinase, with translation MTRQAPPRVLTVAGSDSGGGAGIQADLKTMLALGVHGMSVVTAVTAQNSLGVQGAWELPVEAVRAQYRSVVDDIGVQAVKTGMLASAELVEAVADLLSGTEAPVVVDPVGVSKHGDSLLAASALESVRTRLLPTATVATPNLDEVVQLTGVRVESETDLRRAADALLALGPRWALIKGGHLAGDAVDLLTDGTATHWLRAPRHDNRHTHGTGCTLASAVAAELAKGRDVPEAVSAAKVYVTGAIAAGFALGGGIGPVDHAWERHRPDR, from the coding sequence GTGACGCGGCAGGCGCCGCCGCGGGTGCTCACCGTCGCCGGGTCCGACTCCGGCGGCGGCGCCGGCATCCAGGCGGATCTCAAGACCATGCTCGCCCTCGGCGTGCACGGGATGAGCGTCGTCACGGCCGTCACCGCGCAGAACTCCCTCGGTGTGCAGGGAGCCTGGGAACTGCCGGTCGAGGCGGTGCGGGCCCAGTACCGGAGCGTCGTCGACGACATCGGCGTCCAGGCCGTCAAGACCGGGATGCTCGCCTCGGCCGAACTCGTCGAGGCCGTCGCGGATCTGCTGTCCGGCACGGAGGCCCCCGTGGTCGTCGACCCGGTCGGCGTCTCCAAGCACGGCGACTCCCTGCTCGCCGCCTCCGCGCTGGAGTCCGTCCGTACGAGGCTCCTGCCGACGGCCACGGTCGCGACCCCCAACCTCGACGAGGTGGTCCAGCTCACCGGCGTACGCGTGGAGAGCGAGACCGACCTGCGCCGTGCCGCGGACGCGCTGCTCGCGCTCGGGCCGCGCTGGGCGCTGATCAAGGGCGGTCATCTCGCCGGGGACGCGGTGGACCTGCTCACCGACGGCACGGCGACGCACTGGCTGCGCGCCCCGCGGCACGACAACCGGCACACGCACGGCACGGGCTGCACCCTCGCCTCGGCCGTCGCGGCGGAACTCGCCAAGGGGCGGGACGTCCCGGAGGCCGTCTCGGCCGCCAAGGTCTACGTGACGGGGGCGATCGCCGCGGGCTTCGCGCTCGGCGGCGGGATCGGGCCCGTCGACCACGCCTGGGAACGGCACCGGCCGGACCGCTGA
- the rpmB gene encoding 50S ribosomal protein L28, whose translation MAANCDVCGKGPGFGNNISHSHRRTSRRWNPNIQRVRAVVGRTPKRLNVCTSCIKAGKVSR comes from the coding sequence GTGGCTGCCAACTGCGACGTCTGCGGCAAGGGGCCGGGCTTCGGCAACAACATCTCCCACTCGCACCGCCGTACGTCCCGTCGCTGGAACCCGAACATCCAGCGCGTGCGTGCCGTGGTCGGTCGGACGCCGAAGCGGCTCAACGTCTGCACCTCGTGCATCAAGGCCGGCAAGGTCTCGCGCTAA
- a CDS encoding DAK2 domain-containing protein, translating into MPQPLDALAVRTWCSLALDALGREREEIDAINVYPVADGDTGTNLYLTVESAATAVEAVFAAYETGSAAPALADTVRAMAHGALIGARGNSGTILAQLLRGMAEVLGEGGGGAARALRRAAESAREAVAHPVEGTILSVASAAAQAAFGTAPGDDAAAVAAAYAGARRALEETPGQLDVLSRAGVVDAGGQGLVAVLGALAEAVTGEASVRPAVRPHPAVTTAAEPCADGGPAFEVIYLLEADDTAVARLRSRLDALGDSLVVVGGDGLWNVHVHVDDAGAAVEAGVEAGRPYRIRITHFAAAEHPGPRERVQRAVVAVVPGEGLAGLCSEAGATTVLARPGEPPASGELVDAIRRAHAREVVLLPNDAELRHTAAAAAEQARTEGVRVALIPTRSAVQGIAALAVHEPDRRFDEDVVAMTSAAGATRYGELAVAERQSFTSAGVCQAGDVLGLIEGDVAVIGADLATTAETVLDRMLSAGGELVTLVLPEDAPPELGDRLEAHVRAGYLAVDTVIYHGGAGAPLLVGVE; encoded by the coding sequence TTGCCCCAGCCCCTCGATGCCCTGGCGGTCCGCACCTGGTGCTCACTCGCTCTGGACGCGTTGGGCCGGGAGCGCGAGGAGATCGACGCGATCAACGTCTATCCGGTCGCGGACGGTGACACCGGCACCAACCTCTATCTGACCGTCGAGTCGGCGGCCACCGCCGTGGAGGCGGTGTTCGCGGCGTACGAGACCGGCTCGGCCGCCCCCGCGCTCGCCGACACCGTGCGGGCCATGGCCCACGGGGCGCTGATCGGGGCGAGGGGCAACTCGGGGACGATCCTGGCGCAGTTGCTGCGGGGCATGGCCGAGGTGCTCGGGGAGGGGGGCGGCGGGGCCGCCAGGGCGCTCCGGCGGGCCGCGGAGTCGGCCCGCGAGGCGGTGGCGCACCCCGTGGAGGGCACGATCCTGAGCGTCGCCTCCGCCGCCGCGCAGGCCGCGTTCGGCACGGCGCCCGGCGACGACGCGGCGGCCGTCGCCGCCGCCTACGCGGGCGCGCGCCGGGCTCTCGAGGAGACTCCGGGGCAACTCGACGTGCTGAGCCGGGCGGGAGTCGTGGACGCCGGCGGACAGGGCCTGGTGGCGGTGCTGGGCGCCCTGGCCGAGGCGGTGACGGGGGAGGCGTCGGTGCGACCCGCCGTACGGCCCCATCCTGCCGTGACGACGGCCGCCGAACCGTGCGCCGACGGAGGCCCGGCCTTCGAGGTGATCTACCTCCTGGAGGCCGACGACACCGCCGTGGCGCGGCTGCGGTCCCGGCTCGACGCGCTCGGTGACTCGCTGGTCGTGGTCGGCGGGGACGGTCTGTGGAACGTCCATGTGCACGTCGACGACGCGGGCGCCGCCGTGGAGGCCGGAGTGGAGGCGGGCCGGCCGTACCGGATCCGGATCACCCACTTCGCGGCGGCCGAGCATCCCGGACCGCGCGAGCGGGTCCAGCGGGCCGTCGTCGCCGTGGTGCCGGGGGAGGGGCTGGCCGGGCTGTGCTCGGAGGCAGGCGCGACCACGGTGCTCGCACGCCCGGGTGAACCGCCCGCCAGCGGTGAACTCGTCGACGCGATCCGGCGGGCGCACGCCCGTGAGGTCGTGCTCCTCCCGAACGACGCCGAACTGCGGCACACCGCGGCCGCGGCGGCAGAACAGGCCCGCACCGAGGGCGTCCGCGTCGCCCTCATCCCGACCCGCTCGGCGGTCCAGGGCATCGCCGCGCTCGCCGTCCACGAGCCCGACCGCCGCTTCGACGAGGACGTCGTCGCCATGACCTCGGCGGCGGGCGCGACGCGCTACGGCGAACTGGCCGTCGCCGAACGGCAGTCCTTCACATCCGCCGGTGTCTGCCAGGCAGGGGACGTGCTGGGGCTCATCGAGGGCGATGTGGCGGTGATCGGCGCGGATCTCGCCACCACCGCCGAAACGGTTCTGGACCGCATGCTGTCGGCGGGCGGTGAACTCGTCACCCTGGTCCTCCCCGAGGACGCCCCGCCGGAGCTGGGCGACCGGCTGGAGGCGCACGTGCGGGCGGGATACCTGGCGGTGGACACGGTGATCTACCACGGGGGCGCGGGCGCACCGCTCCTCGTCGGCGTGGAGTGA
- the recG gene encoding ATP-dependent DNA helicase RecG has translation MDRVLDEPLTKTLGPATAKVMAENLDLRTVGDLLHHYPRRYEERGQLTRLAELPLDEHVTVVAQVADARVLTFNGGRGRRLEVTITDGSGRLQLVFFGRGIHRPHKDLLPGTRAMFAGKVSMFNRKLQLAHPTYERLDADSGEGAVSAFAGKLIPIYPACKGLESWKIAKAVDAVLPHATEAVDPLPAALREGRGFVPLPQALLKIHRPQTKADVEDARQRLKWDEAFVLQVALARRRYADAQLPAVARRPVPDGLLDAFDARLPFTLTEGQRKVSAEIFGDLATEHPMHRLLQGEVGSGKTMVALRAMLTVVDAGGQAALLAPTEVLAQQHHRSVVEMMGDLAEGGMLGGAERATKVVLLTGSMGAAARRQALLDLVTGEAGIVIGTHALIEDKVQFHDLGLVVVDEQHRFGVEQRDALRGKGKQPPHLLVMTATPIPRTVAMTVFGDLETSVLDQLPAGRSPIASHVVPAADKPHFLARAWERVREEVEGGHQAYVVCPRIGDDLDQAAQPAGARRTSPEDEAEKRPPLAVLDVAGQLTAGPLKGLRVEVLHGRMAPDDKDDVMRRFAAGEVDVLVATTVIEVGVNVPNATAMVIMDADRFGVSQLHQLRGRVGRGSAPGLCLLVTEMPEASPARGRLAAVAATLDGFELSRIDLEQRREGDVLGQAQSGVRSSLRVLAVIEDEEIIAAARDEAVSVVTADPDLEGLPELRTALDALLDKDREQYLDKG, from the coding sequence ATGGACCGCGTGCTGGACGAACCGCTGACCAAGACGCTCGGCCCCGCGACCGCCAAGGTCATGGCCGAGAACCTCGACCTGCGTACCGTCGGTGATCTGCTGCACCACTACCCGCGCAGGTACGAGGAGCGCGGACAGCTGACCCGGCTCGCCGAGCTCCCGCTGGACGAACACGTCACCGTGGTCGCCCAGGTCGCCGACGCCCGCGTGCTCACGTTCAACGGAGGACGCGGCCGGCGGCTCGAGGTCACGATCACCGACGGCAGCGGACGGCTGCAGCTCGTGTTCTTCGGGCGCGGCATCCACCGGCCCCACAAGGACCTGCTGCCCGGCACCCGGGCCATGTTCGCGGGCAAGGTCTCGATGTTCAACCGCAAGCTGCAGCTCGCCCATCCCACGTACGAACGGCTCGACGCCGACAGCGGCGAGGGGGCGGTCAGCGCCTTCGCCGGAAAGCTCATCCCGATCTACCCGGCCTGCAAGGGCCTGGAGTCCTGGAAGATCGCCAAGGCCGTCGACGCCGTCCTGCCGCACGCGACGGAGGCCGTGGACCCGCTCCCGGCCGCACTGCGCGAGGGCCGCGGTTTCGTCCCCCTCCCGCAGGCCCTGCTCAAGATCCACCGTCCGCAGACCAAGGCCGACGTCGAGGACGCGAGGCAGCGCCTCAAGTGGGACGAGGCCTTCGTTCTCCAAGTCGCCCTCGCCCGGCGGCGGTACGCGGACGCGCAGCTCCCCGCCGTCGCCCGCCGACCGGTGCCGGACGGGCTGCTGGACGCCTTCGACGCGCGGCTGCCGTTCACCCTCACCGAGGGCCAGCGGAAGGTCTCCGCAGAGATCTTCGGCGATCTGGCCACCGAGCACCCCATGCACCGGCTGCTCCAGGGCGAAGTGGGCAGCGGGAAGACCATGGTCGCCCTGCGCGCGATGCTCACCGTCGTCGACGCGGGAGGGCAGGCGGCGTTGCTCGCGCCCACCGAGGTCCTCGCCCAGCAGCACCACCGGTCGGTCGTCGAGATGATGGGAGACCTCGCCGAGGGCGGGATGCTCGGCGGCGCCGAGCGGGCCACCAAGGTCGTGCTGCTCACCGGCTCCATGGGCGCCGCCGCCCGCCGGCAGGCCCTGCTCGACCTGGTCACCGGCGAGGCGGGCATCGTCATCGGCACCCACGCACTGATCGAGGACAAGGTGCAGTTCCACGACCTGGGCCTGGTCGTCGTGGACGAGCAGCACCGTTTCGGCGTCGAGCAGCGCGACGCCCTGCGCGGCAAGGGCAAGCAGCCGCCGCACCTGCTGGTCATGACCGCCACTCCGATCCCCCGCACGGTCGCGATGACGGTGTTCGGCGACCTGGAGACGTCCGTGCTGGACCAGCTGCCGGCGGGGCGTTCGCCGATCGCGTCGCACGTGGTCCCCGCCGCGGACAAGCCGCACTTCCTGGCACGCGCCTGGGAGCGGGTGCGGGAGGAGGTCGAGGGCGGCCACCAGGCGTACGTCGTCTGTCCGCGGATCGGCGACGACCTCGACCAGGCCGCCCAGCCGGCCGGGGCGCGGCGGACGTCGCCGGAGGACGAGGCCGAGAAGCGGCCGCCGCTGGCCGTGCTGGACGTGGCCGGGCAGCTGACGGCCGGTCCGCTCAAGGGCCTGCGCGTGGAGGTGCTGCACGGCCGCATGGCGCCGGACGACAAGGACGACGTGATGCGCCGCTTCGCCGCGGGCGAGGTGGACGTGCTCGTCGCCACGACCGTGATCGAGGTCGGGGTGAACGTGCCGAACGCCACCGCCATGGTGATCATGGACGCCGACCGCTTCGGCGTCTCCCAGCTCCACCAGCTGCGCGGCCGCGTCGGCCGCGGCTCGGCCCCCGGGCTCTGCCTGCTCGTCACGGAGATGCCCGAGGCGAGCCCGGCGCGCGGCCGGCTCGCCGCGGTCGCCGCCACCCTGGACGGCTTCGAGCTCTCCCGGATCGACCTCGAACAGCGCCGCGAGGGCGACGTGCTGGGCCAGGCCCAGTCCGGGGTGCGCTCCTCGCTGCGGGTCCTCGCGGTCATCGAGGACGAGGAGATCATCGCCGCGGCCCGCGACGAGGCGGTGTCCGTCGTCACCGCCGACCCGGACCTGGAGGGACTCCCGGAGCTGCGGACGGCGCTGGACGCGCTGCTGGACAAGGACCGCGAGCAGTACCTGGACAAGGGCTGA
- the rsmD gene encoding 16S rRNA (guanine(966)-N(2))-methyltransferase RsmD yields the protein MTRVIAGAAGGRRLAVPPGNGTRPTSDRAREGLFSTWESLLGTLVGVRVADLYAGSGAVGLEALSRGASHALLVEADTRAARTVRENVRTLALPGAEVRTGRAEQIVQGPPPADPYDVVFLDPPYAVTDDDLREILLTLRSEGWLAEDALVTVERSTRGGEFAWPEGIEPLRARRYGEGTLWYGRAASTCEDAP from the coding sequence ATGACCCGCGTGATCGCCGGTGCGGCCGGCGGACGCCGCCTGGCCGTGCCGCCGGGCAACGGCACCCGCCCCACCTCCGACCGGGCGCGCGAAGGCCTGTTCTCCACCTGGGAGTCGCTGCTCGGCACCCTCGTGGGAGTGCGCGTGGCGGATCTGTACGCGGGCTCGGGCGCCGTGGGCCTGGAGGCGCTGTCCCGCGGCGCGTCCCACGCCCTGCTCGTCGAGGCCGACACCCGCGCCGCCCGCACGGTCCGGGAGAACGTCCGGACCCTGGCCCTGCCCGGGGCCGAGGTCCGCACCGGCCGGGCCGAGCAGATCGTCCAGGGGCCCCCGCCGGCGGACCCCTACGACGTCGTGTTCCTCGACCCGCCGTACGCCGTCACGGACGACGATCTTCGCGAGATTCTCCTCACACTCCGCTCGGAGGGCTGGCTCGCGGAGGACGCCCTCGTCACCGTTGAGCGCAGCACGAGGGGCGGAGAGTTCGCCTGGCCCGAGGGGATCGAGCCGCTGCGGGCCCGTCGCTACGGCGAGGGGACGCTTTGGTACGGTCGCGCCGCCTCTACGTGCGAAGACGCACCATGA
- the coaD gene encoding pantetheine-phosphate adenylyltransferase — MTGPESEGLQLRRAVCPGSFDPITNGHLDIIARASKLYDVVHVVVMINQSKQGLFTVDERIELIREVTAEYGNVEVEAYHGLLVDYCKERDIPAIVKGLRAVSDFDYELQMAQMNNGLSGVETLFVPTSPTYSFLSSSLVKEVAAWGGDVSHLVPPAVLAALTERLPGK, encoded by the coding sequence ATGACCGGACCGGAGAGCGAGGGACTTCAGTTGCGCCGCGCCGTCTGTCCGGGGTCGTTCGACCCCATCACCAATGGACACCTCGACATCATCGCCCGCGCCTCCAAGCTGTACGACGTCGTGCACGTCGTGGTGATGATCAACCAGTCCAAGCAGGGACTGTTCACGGTCGACGAGCGGATCGAACTGATCCGCGAGGTCACCGCCGAGTACGGCAACGTCGAGGTCGAGGCCTACCACGGCCTGCTCGTCGACTACTGCAAGGAGCGGGACATCCCCGCCATCGTCAAGGGCCTGCGTGCGGTCAGCGACTTCGACTACGAGCTGCAGATGGCCCAGATGAACAACGGCCTGTCGGGCGTCGAGACGCTCTTCGTGCCCACCAGCCCGACCTACAGCTTCCTCTCGTCCTCGCTGGTCAAGGAAGTCGCGGCCTGGGGCGGGGACGTCTCGCACCTGGTGCCGCCGGCCGTCCTCGCGGCGCTGACCGAACGACTTCCCGGGAAGTGA
- a CDS encoding cell division initiation protein, with protein sequence MDVQKKLDEIVEAVGSARSMPMSASCVVNRAELLAMLEEVREALPGSLAQAQELIGDREQMVEQARQEAERIIQAAHSERGSLVSGTHIARQSQEEADRILADARREAEEIRAEADDYVDSKLANFEVVLNKTIGSVDRGREKLLGRGHHQGDQGYVDPADDDAPEYSADPQTLIQRADDYVDAKLSAFEAVLSKTLEAVGRGRQKLHGRIATDELGAHMAAQEAAGTAQHTSDADYLAGLAELADPRPQVQQPQTPQPQIPAQADPYGYQPAAAQAQPQDMYAYQQDPYAGGYGQQQGYDPAYAQGYGQDPYAGSYGTQQQPEHPQQAPQGHVQPASLDETSFFDTGMIDMDQLRRYEQGR encoded by the coding sequence GTGGACGTGCAGAAGAAGCTCGACGAGATCGTCGAGGCGGTCGGGAGCGCCCGGTCCATGCCCATGTCGGCCTCCTGCGTGGTCAACCGCGCCGAGCTGCTCGCCATGCTCGAAGAGGTGCGGGAGGCGCTGCCCGGCTCGCTCGCCCAGGCCCAGGAGCTGATCGGCGACCGGGAGCAGATGGTCGAGCAGGCCCGCCAGGAGGCCGAGCGGATCATCCAGGCCGCCCACTCCGAGCGCGGCTCCCTGGTCTCCGGCACCCACATCGCCCGGCAGTCCCAGGAGGAGGCCGACCGGATCCTCGCCGATGCCCGCCGGGAGGCCGAGGAGATCCGCGCCGAGGCCGACGACTACGTCGACTCCAAGCTCGCCAACTTCGAGGTGGTCCTGAACAAGACCATCGGCTCCGTCGACCGGGGCCGCGAGAAGCTGCTCGGCCGCGGCCACCACCAGGGCGACCAGGGGTACGTCGACCCCGCCGACGACGACGCCCCCGAGTACAGCGCGGACCCGCAGACCCTGATCCAGCGCGCGGACGACTACGTGGACGCCAAGCTGAGCGCCTTCGAGGCGGTGCTCTCCAAGACGCTGGAGGCCGTCGGCAGGGGCCGCCAGAAGCTGCACGGACGGATCGCGACGGACGAACTCGGCGCGCACATGGCCGCGCAGGAAGCCGCCGGCACCGCGCAGCACACCAGCGACGCCGACTATCTCGCCGGGCTCGCGGAGCTGGCGGACCCGCGGCCGCAGGTTCAGCAGCCGCAGACCCCGCAGCCGCAGATCCCGGCGCAGGCCGACCCGTACGGCTACCAGCCCGCGGCGGCCCAGGCCCAGCCGCAGGACATGTACGCGTACCAGCAGGACCCGTACGCCGGGGGCTACGGACAGCAGCAGGGCTACGACCCCGCGTACGCCCAGGGGTACGGCCAGGACCCGTACGCCGGGAGCTACGGGACCCAGCAGCAGCCGGAGCATCCGCAGCAAGCCCCTCAGGGCCACGTCCAGCCCGCGTCGCTGGACGAGACGAGCTTCTTCGACACCGGCATGATCGACATGGATCAGCTGCGGCGCTACGAGCAGGGCCGCTGA
- a CDS encoding YceD family protein: MLRRIAAPTLDPKAGSALNARLDHRNPLVFDTHELGRRPGALQKLSRTVAAPAAPAVFGVEGVIGVPEGAPVELELRLESVMEGVLVTGTARATAEGECVRCLEPLRHEVVADFQEMFSYPDADDRGRAKEPEPGDDAEGEDVIFIEDGLFDLEPVLRDAVVLALPMQPVCREDCAGLCSECGADLNAEPDHHHDAVDIRWAALQGLADSLGTGEKDKKSGDAPRSARVDEKQEK; this comes from the coding sequence ATGCTGCGCCGAATCGCGGCCCCCACACTCGATCCGAAAGCAGGAAGTGCCCTGAACGCCCGCCTCGACCACCGCAACCCCCTCGTGTTCGACACGCACGAGCTGGGTCGGCGGCCCGGTGCGCTCCAGAAGCTCTCCCGTACCGTTGCGGCGCCCGCCGCGCCGGCGGTCTTCGGTGTCGAAGGGGTCATCGGGGTGCCCGAGGGCGCGCCGGTGGAGCTGGAGCTCCGCCTCGAGTCCGTCATGGAAGGGGTGCTCGTCACAGGCACCGCCCGTGCCACGGCCGAGGGGGAGTGCGTAAGGTGTCTGGAGCCGCTGCGCCATGAGGTCGTGGCGGACTTCCAGGAGATGTTCTCGTACCCCGACGCCGACGACCGGGGCCGTGCCAAGGAGCCGGAGCCCGGCGACGACGCCGAGGGCGAGGACGTGATCTTCATCGAGGACGGACTGTTCGACCTCGAGCCCGTGCTGCGGGACGCGGTGGTGCTCGCACTGCCGATGCAGCCGGTGTGCCGGGAGGACTGTGCGGGACTGTGCTCCGAATGCGGGGCCGACCTGAACGCCGAACCGGACCACCACCACGACGCCGTCGACATCCGTTGGGCGGCACTGCAGGGACTCGCCGATTCACTCGGAACCGGTGAGAAGGACAAGAAGAGCGGCGACGCGCCTCGATCAGCACGCGTCGACGAGAAGCAGGAGAAGTAG
- the rpmF gene encoding 50S ribosomal protein L32, which produces MAVPKRKMSRSNTRHRRSQWKAAVPTLVSCERCQEPKQQHIACPSCGTYNKRQVLEV; this is translated from the coding sequence GTGGCTGTTCCGAAGCGGAAGATGTCGCGCAGCAACACGCGCCACCGCCGGTCGCAGTGGAAGGCTGCGGTCCCCACCCTGGTTTCGTGTGAGCGTTGCCAGGAGCCGAAGCAGCAGCACATCGCGTGCCCGAGCTGCGGCACCTACAACAAGCGCCAGGTCCTCGAGGTCTGA